A genome region from Bacteroidia bacterium includes the following:
- a CDS encoding sulfatase-like hydrolase/transferase has translation MKRNFVLFFYHFFIMLSGAAIARAAFLLRDIHYADDFLHTLVSFWHGLPLDLAVAAYTLIPVLPVCNIFDCNKLRLPLLVYYQCIHFCLFLLNAIDAELFIHWGARLNYAAMFYSQHLGDAFASVDFPIVIAFVIVVITQFVVFYFILKRLLSSLLNKMAAAPRLTWLSFVSICLLMLISGVLMRGGIGKVPINQSRVVYSSNHYLNTASVNSLWSFCYNFLNKDNRVKYEQFQVVNESIATEFLKQNLEQGVTISPPLFKENTHPNVILLILESLSAETFQRIGGTYDWTQSMNHIMDSAYFFSKMYASGNRTDKGLVALLNGFPAQPLTSILFEPEKASKLSSVSCILAKNQYSNTFIYGGDISFANMGYYLKNTCFDHIIDEKNISSRTAKGSWGYHDQDVFAELKNQLTQTQSPFFISLLSLSTHEPYDIPVQNHKPNKMEAAYRYTDSCVYDFIDWFKQSKYYSNTILVITGDHGRDVGIDYGQFFAKQKFHIPALILGGALHPVYKGKSIDNPVSQTSLLPFLLQNMNYPVYSFIFYHNPLSQRPFALYSFDNGFGLIYQDKFIAWDNILNKITTYEPNTKHVDEFNESALFGRIYQQIFMKKYFELNRK, from the coding sequence ATGAAGAGGAATTTTGTACTCTTTTTTTACCATTTTTTTATCATGTTATCAGGTGCTGCCATTGCAAGAGCAGCATTTCTGTTGCGCGATATTCACTATGCAGACGATTTTTTGCATACTCTTGTTAGTTTTTGGCACGGATTACCACTTGATTTAGCAGTTGCAGCTTATACGTTAATACCGGTTTTACCGGTGTGCAACATATTTGATTGTAACAAACTCCGGCTGCCTCTCTTGGTTTACTATCAGTGTATTCATTTTTGTTTATTTTTACTCAATGCCATAGATGCCGAATTGTTTATTCATTGGGGGGCAAGGCTGAATTATGCTGCAATGTTCTACTCACAACACCTTGGCGATGCATTTGCGTCTGTTGATTTCCCAATAGTCATTGCATTTGTTATTGTGGTTATCACGCAATTTGTGGTCTTTTATTTTATTCTAAAACGTCTGTTGTCATCGCTGTTGAATAAAATGGCAGCTGCACCGCGTTTAACATGGCTATCATTTGTCTCTATTTGTCTATTGATGCTCATTTCCGGAGTGCTTATGCGCGGAGGTATTGGCAAAGTTCCTATCAATCAAAGCAGGGTCGTGTATTCTTCGAATCATTATTTGAACACCGCTTCTGTAAATAGCTTATGGAGTTTCTGCTATAATTTTTTAAACAAAGACAATCGTGTGAAATACGAGCAATTTCAGGTAGTAAATGAATCCATAGCTACAGAATTCTTAAAACAAAACTTGGAACAAGGTGTAACTATCAGCCCTCCTTTGTTTAAAGAAAATACACATCCTAATGTCATCTTACTAATTCTGGAAAGTCTTTCTGCCGAGACTTTCCAACGCATTGGTGGCACTTATGATTGGACGCAGTCAATGAACCATATCATGGACAGTGCATACTTTTTTTCCAAAATGTATGCGAGTGGAAACAGAACCGACAAGGGGTTGGTTGCATTGTTGAATGGATTTCCTGCACAACCGCTTACTTCTATCCTTTTTGAGCCCGAAAAAGCAAGTAAACTATCTTCGGTTTCATGTATTTTAGCTAAAAATCAATACAGTAACACTTTTATTTATGGAGGCGACATTTCGTTTGCCAATATGGGTTATTATCTTAAAAACACTTGCTTTGACCATATAATAGACGAAAAAAACATAAGTTCAAGAACAGCAAAAGGCTCATGGGGCTACCATGACCAAGATGTTTTTGCAGAGCTTAAAAATCAACTGACACAAACCCAAAGTCCGTTTTTTATTTCACTCTTGAGTTTAAGCACACATGAACCTTATGATATACCGGTACAAAATCATAAGCCAAATAAAATGGAAGCAGCATATCGGTACACAGACAGTTGTGTCTATGATTTTATTGACTGGTTTAAACAATCTAAGTACTATTCCAATACAATATTGGTGATCACCGGAGATCATGGTCGGGATGTAGGGATAGATTATGGGCAATTTTTTGCTAAACAAAAATTTCATATCCCTGCTCTGATTCTTGGAGGAGCATTACACCCGGTTTACAAGGGGAAGAGCATTGACAATCCTGTATCTCAAACATCATTACTGCCCTTTCTCTTGCAAAATATGAACTATCCGGTATATTCATTTATATTCTATCATAACCCTCTATCACAAAGACCATTTGCGCTTTATTCATTCGACAATGGATTTGGACTTATATATCAAGATAAGTTTATTGCTTGGGATAATATCTTGAATAAAATTACCACCTAT